Proteins co-encoded in one Bremerella sp. TYQ1 genomic window:
- a CDS encoding ATP-binding protein, translated as MNFFSNLFDTSDFPQRWYCGEWSAGHGWLHICSDVGIWGAYFAIPALLAYFLSQRKDLPFRRVFILFVAFILLCGMTHLMDAIIFWWPAYRLAGLLKLTTAIVSWATVIALVYNIREVLSLRSPQELEREIEARKSAEHALREANEALELRVQERVDQLNKANADLKEREARWRKFVSSNIIGVGVADADGSWLEVNGELLRMLHCTEEEFNRDGLRWYDMTPPEYLPRDIEGIETADKEGACAAYEKEYITKDGARVPITLGYTPVEDRPGEYICFVLDQSRLKETEMALKQSQAEFFQLADAIPQMAWMTRADGYVDWFNQRWYEYTGTTQEDCLGWSWTKCIDPNELNRVKAAWDKSIATGERVDIVAPIRAADGTVRPFLTRALPLKNDEGEIVRWFGTNTDISEQQEIQEELRTVAAQLSDADRKKDEFLATLAHELRNPLAPIRMGLELMKMAGNDPELIDETRETMERQTQQLITLVDDLLDVSRVTRGKLNLRKADVKISDVIESAVETSTPLIDDSEHALDVNISDPDITIHADPHRLAQVVSNLLNNAAKYTPDGGKISLSVEKTDANHVAIQVQDTGIGIPADMIDSIFAMFTQIDRSMERSYSGLGIGLTLVRSLVEMHGGTVSVRSEGQDKGSTFTVILPTKAEDQPQPIAGLPTEGLALKRGKHRVLVVDDNKAAAEMLSKVVKMLGNTVATAEDGQQAIEVAEKFQPEIILMDLGMPKMNGYEAARHIRQQDWGKEILLIALTGWGQQEDRDRTKDAGFDHHLVKPAEPSELQRIISQHKST; from the coding sequence ATGAACTTTTTCTCGAATCTGTTCGATACGTCTGACTTTCCTCAGCGGTGGTACTGTGGCGAGTGGTCGGCCGGTCATGGCTGGCTGCATATCTGCTCAGATGTGGGAATCTGGGGAGCCTACTTCGCGATACCAGCTTTGTTGGCTTATTTCCTGTCGCAAAGAAAAGACCTTCCCTTCCGCCGAGTCTTCATCCTGTTTGTCGCATTCATTCTGTTGTGCGGCATGACTCACCTGATGGATGCGATCATCTTCTGGTGGCCAGCCTATCGATTGGCCGGCTTGTTGAAGTTGACGACGGCGATTGTCTCGTGGGCAACGGTAATCGCGTTGGTCTATAACATTCGCGAAGTCCTCAGTCTGCGTAGTCCCCAGGAATTGGAACGAGAAATCGAGGCTCGCAAATCGGCCGAACATGCCCTGCGAGAAGCAAACGAAGCGCTGGAACTGCGCGTTCAGGAACGTGTCGATCAGCTCAATAAAGCCAACGCAGACTTAAAGGAACGCGAAGCCCGTTGGCGAAAGTTCGTCAGTTCCAACATTATCGGCGTGGGTGTCGCCGACGCCGATGGAAGTTGGTTGGAAGTCAACGGCGAGCTCTTACGGATGCTTCACTGCACCGAAGAAGAGTTCAACCGAGACGGACTTCGCTGGTACGACATGACGCCGCCAGAATACCTTCCGCGTGACATCGAAGGCATCGAGACGGCCGACAAAGAAGGTGCGTGCGCCGCCTACGAAAAGGAATACATCACCAAAGATGGTGCCCGGGTTCCTATCACGCTTGGCTATACCCCCGTCGAAGATCGACCTGGCGAGTACATCTGTTTCGTGCTCGACCAGTCGCGACTGAAGGAAACCGAAATGGCTCTGAAGCAGAGTCAGGCCGAATTCTTCCAACTGGCCGATGCCATTCCGCAGATGGCGTGGATGACGCGTGCCGATGGTTACGTCGATTGGTTCAATCAACGCTGGTACGAATATACCGGCACCACGCAGGAAGATTGCCTCGGCTGGTCGTGGACCAAGTGCATCGATCCAAACGAACTTAATCGCGTGAAAGCAGCGTGGGATAAAAGTATCGCCACCGGAGAACGGGTCGATATCGTCGCTCCGATTCGTGCGGCCGACGGCACTGTCCGCCCATTCCTGACACGTGCTTTGCCGCTGAAGAATGACGAAGGCGAGATCGTCCGTTGGTTCGGTACCAACACCGACATCAGTGAACAGCAAGAGATTCAGGAAGAACTCCGAACGGTGGCCGCGCAGCTTTCGGATGCCGACCGCAAGAAGGATGAATTTCTAGCGACACTCGCCCACGAACTTCGCAATCCACTCGCCCCAATCCGCATGGGTTTGGAATTGATGAAGATGGCCGGAAACGATCCGGAGTTAATCGACGAGACGCGGGAAACGATGGAACGTCAAACGCAACAGTTGATCACCTTGGTTGACGACTTGCTGGATGTTTCTCGCGTAACGCGCGGCAAGCTGAACTTACGAAAAGCGGACGTCAAGATTTCCGATGTGATCGAAAGTGCTGTCGAGACTTCGACGCCATTGATCGACGACTCGGAACATGCCCTGGATGTCAACATTAGCGATCCCGACATCACCATTCATGCCGATCCCCATCGTCTCGCTCAGGTCGTCTCCAATCTGCTGAACAACGCCGCCAAGTACACGCCGGACGGAGGCAAGATTTCGCTGAGTGTCGAGAAGACCGACGCGAACCACGTTGCCATTCAAGTTCAAGATACGGGGATCGGTATTCCTGCCGATATGATCGATAGCATCTTCGCGATGTTCACGCAGATCGATCGTTCGATGGAACGAAGTTATTCAGGACTGGGCATCGGTTTGACATTGGTGCGTTCGCTCGTCGAAATGCATGGCGGAACCGTATCGGTCCGCAGCGAAGGACAAGACAAGGGAAGCACATTCACTGTCATACTTCCGACGAAAGCGGAAGACCAGCCGCAGCCAATCGCGGGACTGCCCACCGAAGGTCTGGCACTCAAACGAGGCAAGCATCGCGTCCTGGTCGTCGACGACAACAAAGCAGCCGCCGAGATGCTGAGCAAAGTGGTCAAGATGCTCGGCAACACGGTCGCTACCGCGGAAGATGGCCAACAAGCGATTGAAGTCGCTGAGAAGTTCCAGCCTGAGATCATCCTGATGGATCTCGGCATGCCGAAGATGAACGGCTACGAAGCGGCGCGACATATTCGCCAGCAAGATTGGGGCAAAGAGATCCTACTGATCGCGCTTACCGGCTGGGGCCAACAAGAGGATCGTGACCGTACCAAAGATGCCGGCTTCGATCACCATCTCGTTAAACCGGCCGAGCCTTCCGAGCTACAGCGGATTATCAGCCAGCACAAGTCGACGTAA
- a CDS encoding nucleoside hydrolase, which yields MLRCLLLSCLTLTCLANPLRADAPVKILFDTDMESDCDDAACLAMLHALADRGEIELLGTMISAKHPWSGPCTDAINTYYGRPDLPIGVPKGKAGFQQKSKYAEQIAKEFPHDCPPYEEAPDATKLYREILAEQPDQSVTILTVGDLTNLRYLIESDADEISSLNGRDLVRQKVAHWVCMGGRYPKDTDPGKFGNFKPDAESTVKAIAAWPTPITFTGGGKFAGIVSTGKRLTELPEDNPVRRVYEIYFGGQAKDRHSADQIAVMVAARGTGNPWKLVTQGHNHIFPNGTHEWREEPNDPNQQYISALAENVESQEVIESFNELILHRPSR from the coding sequence ATGTTGCGTTGTTTGTTGCTGTCGTGTCTGACGCTCACCTGCCTCGCGAATCCTTTGCGTGCCGATGCGCCCGTGAAGATTCTTTTCGATACCGATATGGAAAGTGACTGCGACGATGCCGCTTGTTTGGCGATGCTGCACGCGCTGGCTGATCGGGGCGAAATTGAATTGCTCGGCACGATGATCTCGGCGAAGCATCCTTGGTCTGGTCCTTGTACCGACGCGATCAACACCTATTACGGCCGGCCTGACTTGCCGATCGGCGTGCCGAAGGGGAAAGCAGGTTTCCAGCAGAAATCGAAGTATGCCGAGCAGATCGCCAAAGAGTTTCCGCATGACTGTCCTCCTTATGAAGAAGCACCCGACGCGACGAAACTGTATCGCGAAATCTTGGCCGAGCAGCCTGACCAAAGCGTTACGATCTTGACGGTGGGGGACCTGACGAATCTTCGGTACTTGATCGAGTCGGATGCGGACGAGATCAGTTCATTGAATGGCCGAGACTTAGTGCGGCAGAAAGTCGCTCATTGGGTTTGCATGGGGGGACGATACCCGAAGGATACCGATCCCGGCAAGTTCGGGAATTTTAAACCAGATGCAGAGTCGACGGTGAAAGCGATCGCGGCGTGGCCGACCCCTATCACGTTTACCGGCGGCGGAAAGTTTGCCGGCATTGTCTCAACAGGAAAGCGGCTGACCGAACTACCTGAGGACAATCCGGTTCGACGCGTCTACGAGATTTATTTTGGAGGTCAGGCAAAAGACCGCCACAGCGCCGATCAAATCGCGGTGATGGTTGCTGCTCGTGGAACCGGTAATCCATGGAAGTTGGTCACCCAAGGACATAACCATATCTTTCCCAATGGCACGCACGAGTGGCGCGAAGAACCGAACGACCCGAATCAACAATACATTTCCGCATTGGCGGAAAACGTTGAATCGCAAGAGGTGATCGAGTCGTTCAACGAGTTGATACTGCATCGACCATCACGTTAA
- a CDS encoding DNA gyrase subunit B: MTEPNEPQDQPTGDVENKEAAQQAEQAKAKSEYGASDLEHLSDLEHVRERPSMYIGDRSTRGFHHLVYEVVDNSIDEAMAEFASSVIVTVHNDNSVTVEDDGRGIPVDQHPQLSEQVGREVSTLEGVMTVLKFGGKFSKGAYQTSGGLHGVGVTVVNFLSEWCEVEVYREGFVWQQEYERGVPQGPVQKGQPTKKRGTKTTFKPDSQIFNVSKFNHDTLAKRLQELAFLNKGVKIIFIDERTDEKDEFVYEKGIIEYVEHLNRSTNALHADVIFLNGVTEGVGYEIALQYSEEYTENLHSYVNNINTHEGGTHVSGFKTALTRTLNNYAKKENMIKDVALSGDDFREGLTAIISTRVPEPQFEGQTKTKLGNSEVESYINSAFGEFMTKYLEENPKVAKVIIRKALLAGQAREAARKARDLLRNRKDALSGGGLPGKLRDCISKQMERCELYLVEGDSAGGSAEGGRLRDFQAILPLRGKIINTYKAREDKVLANEEVRSMIQAIGVGIGQDQDINKRRYNKVVIMTDADVDGSHIRTLLLSFFYRQMNELVAGGHVYVAQPPLFRVVQKKNVWYVQSEEEMKNQLLDNGLSDCAFVDDNGDVIDGEKMEKLCRALAPLEEAIVALERRGIGLKIHAVRQDPVTQKLPVFHLVMGREEHWFPTKKELDAFLNERGLNAEPDTKIPDEGEVVDGSVIDSDASENGQAKEEDTPEIEAPHIAELHEVRTINIKLAEIAELGFDIQSLIPQERTGSTEARYKLRRGENETGLEDLRGLLTAVRSAGERGLQVTRFKGLGEMNAEELRETTLDPQNRTLMQVTMSDASAADDMFRILMGDKVEPRREFIEKHALEVRNLDV; encoded by the coding sequence ATGACCGAACCGAACGAACCTCAAGATCAACCGACTGGGGATGTCGAAAACAAGGAAGCCGCACAACAGGCCGAACAGGCGAAAGCCAAGTCGGAATATGGTGCGAGCGACTTGGAACATCTTTCTGACTTGGAACACGTCCGCGAACGTCCGAGTATGTACATCGGCGACCGCTCGACGCGTGGTTTCCATCACCTGGTTTATGAAGTGGTCGACAACTCGATCGACGAAGCAATGGCGGAATTCGCCAGCAGCGTCATCGTTACGGTTCATAACGACAACTCAGTAACCGTCGAAGATGACGGTCGCGGTATTCCTGTCGATCAGCACCCGCAGCTTTCCGAACAAGTCGGCCGCGAAGTCTCGACCCTGGAAGGGGTGATGACCGTGCTGAAGTTCGGCGGCAAGTTTTCCAAAGGTGCCTATCAAACGTCCGGCGGTTTGCACGGCGTCGGTGTGACGGTGGTGAACTTCCTGTCGGAATGGTGCGAAGTGGAAGTCTATCGCGAAGGCTTCGTCTGGCAGCAGGAATACGAACGAGGCGTGCCGCAAGGGCCTGTGCAGAAGGGTCAGCCGACCAAGAAGCGTGGCACCAAAACGACCTTCAAGCCCGACAGCCAGATCTTTAACGTCAGCAAGTTCAATCACGACACGCTGGCCAAACGTCTGCAGGAACTCGCCTTCCTGAACAAGGGCGTGAAGATCATCTTCATCGACGAACGAACCGACGAAAAAGACGAGTTCGTCTACGAAAAAGGGATCATCGAATACGTCGAGCATCTCAATCGTTCGACCAACGCGCTGCATGCCGATGTCATCTTCCTGAATGGCGTCACGGAAGGGGTCGGTTACGAAATCGCGCTGCAGTACAGCGAAGAGTACACCGAAAACCTTCATTCGTACGTGAACAACATCAACACGCACGAAGGGGGTACGCACGTCTCCGGTTTCAAGACCGCACTGACGCGTACGCTGAACAACTACGCCAAGAAGGAAAACATGATCAAGGATGTCGCGCTTTCCGGCGACGACTTCCGCGAAGGTTTGACTGCCATTATCAGCACGCGTGTTCCTGAACCGCAGTTTGAAGGGCAGACGAAAACGAAGCTGGGTAATAGCGAAGTAGAAAGCTATATCAACTCGGCTTTCGGCGAGTTCATGACGAAGTACCTGGAAGAAAATCCAAAGGTCGCCAAAGTCATCATTCGCAAGGCGCTTCTTGCCGGACAAGCGCGTGAAGCGGCTCGCAAAGCACGTGACCTGCTGCGAAATCGTAAAGACGCCCTCAGTGGCGGTGGTTTGCCAGGCAAGCTGCGTGACTGCATCAGCAAACAGATGGAACGCTGCGAACTGTACCTGGTCGAAGGTGATTCGGCCGGTGGTTCGGCCGAAGGGGGACGCCTGCGAGATTTCCAGGCCATCTTGCCGCTGCGAGGTAAGATCATCAACACCTATAAGGCCCGCGAAGATAAAGTGCTGGCCAACGAAGAAGTCCGCAGCATGATCCAGGCCATCGGCGTGGGCATCGGGCAAGACCAGGACATCAACAAGCGTCGGTACAACAAAGTCGTGATCATGACCGATGCCGACGTCGACGGTTCGCACATTCGAACGCTGTTGTTGTCGTTCTTCTATCGCCAGATGAACGAACTTGTCGCCGGCGGACATGTCTATGTCGCTCAGCCGCCGCTGTTCCGCGTGGTGCAGAAGAAGAACGTCTGGTACGTCCAGTCGGAAGAAGAAATGAAGAACCAATTGTTGGACAACGGTTTGTCCGACTGTGCGTTCGTCGACGACAACGGCGACGTGATCGATGGCGAAAAGATGGAAAAGCTGTGCCGTGCTTTGGCACCGTTGGAAGAAGCAATCGTCGCACTCGAACGTCGCGGTATCGGTTTGAAGATTCATGCCGTTCGCCAAGACCCTGTCACTCAGAAGCTGCCGGTCTTCCACCTGGTGATGGGCCGCGAAGAGCATTGGTTCCCCACGAAGAAGGAACTCGACGCGTTCCTGAACGAACGTGGATTGAACGCCGAGCCAGACACCAAGATCCCGGACGAAGGGGAAGTGGTCGATGGCAGCGTGATCGATTCGGACGCTTCCGAAAACGGGCAAGCGAAAGAAGAAGATACTCCGGAAATCGAAGCACCCCACATCGCCGAACTACATGAAGTTCGGACGATCAACATCAAGCTGGCCGAAATCGCCGAGCTTGGTTTCGATATCCAGTCGCTCATTCCGCAAGAGCGAACCGGCAGCACCGAGGCTCGCTACAAGCTTCGCCGCGGCGAAAACGAAACTGGCTTGGAAGACCTGCGTGGTCTGCTGACCGCCGTTCGTTCGGCTGGGGAACGTGGCCTGCAAGTGACTCGCTTTAAAGGTCTTGGTGAAATGAACGCGGAAGAGCTTCGCGAAACGACGCTCGATCCGCAAAACCGAACGTTGATGCAAGTCACGATGAGCGACGCTTCCGCCGCCGACGACATGTTCCGCATCTTGATGGGGGACAAAGTCGAACCTCGCCGCGAGTTCATCGAAAAGCACGCGTTGGAAGTCCGCAACTTGGACGTCTAA
- a CDS encoding DUF721 domain-containing protein, with product MSQRQPGKVQSIKGTLAQLMVQKGYAQVQTADATQKAWDVAAGDRLAQHSVAGNVQRGTLLVLVANSTISQMISFQKPKILKSLQEQLPDHGITDLKIKVGRID from the coding sequence ATGAGCCAGCGTCAGCCGGGCAAAGTGCAGTCGATTAAAGGGACGTTGGCCCAGTTGATGGTCCAAAAGGGTTATGCCCAAGTTCAAACGGCCGACGCAACTCAAAAGGCCTGGGACGTGGCCGCCGGAGATCGCCTGGCCCAGCACAGTGTTGCCGGCAACGTACAGCGGGGAACGCTACTGGTTTTGGTCGCCAACTCGACGATCAGCCAAATGATCAGTTTTCAGAAACCGAAGATCCTCAAGTCGCTGCAAGAGCAACTCCCGGATCATGGTATTACCGATTTGAAAATTAAAGTGGGCCGGATCGACTAG
- the dnaN gene encoding DNA polymerase III subunit beta, translating into MKITFDREKFQTAFQTAAMVAPSRSPKPILQNVKLDATEKAAILMATDMEIGVRIEVEGIEVEQAGSMVLPVARFGSILKEVRDERLSMQREESRTVVQAQHSKFTLSSEDPDEFPTVQTFAEGKYHEVSARVLKELIRRTLFATDTESGRYALGGVLLELGESSITAVATDGRRLAKMEGPATQVEGHGNSDAMTIIPSRAMQLIERSLTDLDATVQIASRTNDVLVKVGPATIYARLVEGRFPKWRDVLPEKREAAHIELSVGPAFAALRQAAIVTSDESRGIDFTFGHGSMVLSSATAEVGDSRVEIPIPYDGENVEITMDHRFVQDFYKVLGSESNFTLNIQNAESAALFSTDDNYDYVVMPLARDR; encoded by the coding sequence ATGAAAATCACGTTCGATCGCGAGAAGTTTCAGACGGCATTCCAGACGGCAGCCATGGTGGCACCTAGCCGCAGTCCCAAGCCGATCCTGCAAAACGTCAAACTCGACGCCACCGAAAAGGCCGCCATCCTGATGGCCACCGACATGGAAATCGGGGTTCGCATCGAGGTCGAAGGCATTGAAGTTGAACAAGCCGGCAGCATGGTGTTGCCTGTCGCACGGTTTGGTTCCATCCTGAAGGAGGTTCGCGATGAGCGACTCAGCATGCAACGCGAAGAATCGCGGACAGTCGTGCAAGCACAGCACAGCAAGTTCACATTGTCGAGCGAAGACCCCGACGAGTTTCCCACCGTGCAAACGTTCGCCGAGGGTAAGTACCATGAAGTATCGGCTCGGGTTCTCAAAGAACTGATTCGCCGCACGCTCTTCGCCACTGATACTGAAAGTGGTCGATACGCACTCGGCGGCGTGCTGTTGGAACTGGGCGAAAGCAGCATCACCGCGGTTGCAACCGACGGACGCCGATTGGCCAAGATGGAAGGGCCGGCCACGCAAGTCGAAGGGCACGGCAACAGCGACGCGATGACGATCATTCCATCGCGAGCCATGCAGCTAATCGAACGCAGCTTGACCGACTTGGATGCGACTGTGCAGATTGCATCGCGCACCAATGACGTACTCGTTAAAGTTGGCCCAGCTACGATCTATGCCCGCTTGGTCGAAGGGCGATTTCCGAAGTGGCGTGATGTGCTTCCCGAGAAGCGCGAAGCGGCCCACATCGAATTGTCAGTTGGTCCTGCATTCGCCGCGCTTCGCCAGGCCGCCATTGTGACGTCCGACGAGAGCCGTGGGATCGACTTCACCTTCGGTCACGGCTCGATGGTCCTTTCCAGCGCTACGGCCGAGGTGGGCGATTCTCGCGTCGAGATTCCGATCCCTTACGACGGCGAGAATGTCGAGATCACGATGGACCACCGCTTCGTGCAAGACTTCTACAAAGTGTTGGGCAGCGAAAGCAACTTCACGCTCAACATCCAAAACGCCGAAAGCGCCGCTTTGTTCAGCACAGACGACAACTACGACTACGTCGTCATGCCGCTGGCCCGGGACCGGTAA
- a CDS encoding DnaA/Hda family protein yields MIQSAVEALKQDASQFSPLVLYGPSGCGKSHLLQGLTGVLVEKDADLKILAITGSDFAREYGAALRQETANETRTEFFGTDVLVLEDLHELLHFPSMQQVLLHLLDELERRGCTVLVSCRENPIAMEGFSAELRSRLSSGLLVPVVLPEQGTREVLIQGIATRHNRQITKMAAQKLATAFPHGLLQLSGIVNRLIANTSAGQVIDTAVVDSLLQSEHNTAKISLRSIANMTAKYFRVKVADMKGSSRRQSIVQARSVAMLLARQLTEESLKGVGKHFGGRDHTTVMHAVSSVEAKLKKDVALREAVAELRESILQRSAE; encoded by the coding sequence ATGATTCAATCAGCGGTCGAGGCATTGAAGCAGGATGCTTCGCAGTTCTCTCCCTTGGTTCTGTATGGCCCTAGCGGCTGTGGCAAATCGCACTTGTTGCAAGGATTGACCGGCGTTCTGGTCGAAAAAGACGCCGATCTGAAAATCCTGGCAATCACCGGAAGCGACTTTGCCCGAGAATATGGAGCTGCCCTGCGGCAAGAGACCGCCAACGAGACACGGACCGAGTTCTTCGGGACCGACGTGTTGGTGCTGGAAGACTTGCACGAACTGTTGCACTTCCCCTCGATGCAGCAAGTGCTGCTGCATTTGCTGGACGAACTGGAACGTCGCGGATGCACGGTGTTGGTTTCGTGCCGCGAAAACCCGATTGCGATGGAAGGCTTTTCGGCCGAACTTCGCAGCCGTTTATCTTCCGGGCTGTTGGTTCCTGTTGTGTTGCCAGAGCAGGGAACGCGGGAAGTCCTGATTCAAGGAATCGCGACGCGACATAATCGACAGATCACCAAGATGGCCGCCCAGAAGCTGGCCACCGCGTTTCCACACGGGCTGCTTCAGTTGAGCGGAATTGTGAATCGGCTGATCGCGAATACGTCGGCCGGCCAGGTGATCGATACGGCCGTCGTTGATTCCCTTTTGCAAAGCGAACATAACACAGCCAAGATCAGCCTTCGCAGCATCGCCAACATGACGGCCAAGTACTTCCGCGTGAAGGTTGCCGACATGAAGGGAAGTTCGCGGCGGCAAAGTATCGTTCAGGCACGCAGCGTGGCCATGCTGCTGGCTCGGCAACTGACCGAGGAAAGCCTGAAGGGGGTCGGAAAACATTTCGGCGGACGCGACCACACCACCGTGATGCATGCGGTCAGTAGTGTGGAAGCGAAACTGAAGAAAGATGTCGCCCTGCGAGAAGCGGTCGCCGAGCTGCGAGAAAGCATCTTGCAGCGTAGCGCCGAGTGA
- a CDS encoding cysteine desulfurase family protein gives MIYVDNNATTSMAVEVAQAISQAYESAFFNPSSQHQAGQKSRRRLDDCRETILNLVGGEITRFASDRLVFTSGGTEANNLALFGLGKETSGQVIVSAIEHPSVSEAADQLASRGVSVRRLPVDGNGVVQFDALEQWLDEPTRMVSVMLGNNETGVLQPIREIAAICRAKQVPLHVDAVQGIGKTPLNFRDLGASAMTLTPHKFHGPRGIGALVLDDHVKLNASMFGGSQQLAMRPGTESVELAIGFERALQLAIESLPDAAAEMERLRDRLELLLVDLIGEDEVFIVGKDAPRLPHTSNVAFPGLDRQALVMALDMAGVACSTGSACASGSSEPSPTLIAMGLPEEVISGSIRLSLSRFTTEPEVDEVASRIFNCVKRLRRS, from the coding sequence GTGATTTACGTCGATAACAATGCGACCACATCGATGGCCGTGGAAGTCGCCCAAGCTATTAGCCAGGCCTATGAGTCGGCTTTCTTTAATCCCTCAAGCCAACATCAAGCCGGGCAGAAGTCGCGGCGTCGGCTGGATGACTGCCGTGAAACCATTCTCAATTTAGTTGGCGGCGAAATCACGCGATTTGCCAGCGATCGATTGGTTTTCACCAGCGGAGGGACGGAAGCTAATAACTTAGCGTTGTTTGGACTCGGCAAAGAAACGAGCGGCCAGGTCATCGTTTCGGCAATCGAGCACCCTTCGGTCAGTGAAGCGGCCGATCAACTGGCATCGCGGGGTGTTTCCGTTCGCCGGCTCCCTGTCGATGGGAACGGAGTGGTACAGTTCGATGCACTAGAGCAATGGCTGGACGAACCGACTCGGATGGTCAGCGTGATGCTGGGGAACAACGAGACCGGAGTGCTTCAGCCGATACGCGAAATTGCCGCAATTTGCCGAGCGAAACAGGTCCCGCTGCATGTTGACGCAGTTCAGGGAATCGGCAAAACGCCCCTGAATTTCCGCGATCTGGGAGCCTCGGCGATGACGCTGACGCCCCATAAGTTTCATGGCCCGCGGGGGATCGGGGCCCTGGTGCTCGACGATCATGTGAAACTGAACGCCAGCATGTTTGGGGGTTCGCAGCAATTGGCCATGCGGCCGGGGACCGAAAGCGTGGAGTTGGCGATCGGCTTCGAGCGAGCGTTGCAGTTGGCGATTGAGTCGCTGCCTGACGCTGCGGCGGAAATGGAACGGCTGCGCGATCGACTGGAGCTGCTTTTGGTCGATTTGATCGGCGAAGACGAGGTTTTCATCGTCGGTAAGGATGCCCCACGGCTACCGCATACCTCGAACGTGGCATTTCCAGGGCTTGATCGGCAAGCATTGGTGATGGCATTGGACATGGCTGGGGTGGCCTGCAGCACGGGATCGGCATGTGCTAGCGGGTCTTCGGAGCCTTCGCCGACACTGATTGCGATGGGGCTTCCGGAAGAGGTAATTTCTGGCTCAATTCGCTTAAGTTTGAGCCGCTTCACGACCGAGCCCGAGGTGGACGAAGTGGCAAGTCGTATCTTCAATTGTGTCAAACGTTTACGTCGATCGTAA
- a CDS encoding terminase family protein — MAALQYVHVPGYSALILRKTLARLRLSGGLLDRAAEWFGGTDAKWNATSQRWIFPTKGAAASISFGYLAGSRDRFRYGSSEYQLIAFDELTEFDENDYRFLFSRLRRSSDIDVPLRMRGATNPGGPGHGWVKRRFITGATPRDGGRRFTKKNRAFVPAKICDNPAVLEEEYAASLAMLHPIERARLLSGDWEVREEGLIKPSWLRRFDLSENGQQLLLYRKNDLFLTEVNLADCVRVATIDPAGTSRDKAKQRTSGMPSYSVIQVWDLFYRPWAGMALRSCWREQVGFEQLCQAIADTHQQWKPSGMWIENEKLGQATVDVLGGKLPLSTIATGGQDKVTRSVKLIHMLDHGRVFLPTVNNDWLDTLENEWLAWTGHPSEPADQIDPAAYAAQLFSRHDYGEEQGIMGFFEL, encoded by the coding sequence ATGGCGGCACTGCAGTACGTACACGTGCCAGGCTACAGCGCGTTGATCTTACGAAAGACGCTCGCCCGATTGCGGCTTTCTGGCGGGCTGCTCGATCGCGCCGCGGAATGGTTCGGCGGAACCGATGCGAAGTGGAACGCGACGTCGCAGCGGTGGATCTTCCCGACCAAGGGAGCGGCCGCATCGATCAGCTTTGGTTACCTGGCCGGCAGCCGCGACCGATTTCGTTACGGGAGCAGCGAGTATCAACTGATTGCGTTTGACGAACTGACCGAGTTCGACGAGAACGACTACCGCTTTCTCTTCAGTCGGCTGAGAAGATCGAGCGATATCGACGTACCGCTGCGAATGCGCGGAGCCACTAACCCCGGCGGTCCTGGCCATGGGTGGGTCAAGCGGCGATTCATTACTGGAGCAACGCCACGCGACGGCGGACGACGCTTCACGAAAAAGAATCGGGCGTTCGTTCCTGCGAAGATCTGCGATAACCCGGCCGTGTTGGAAGAAGAATACGCCGCCAGTCTCGCGATGCTACATCCGATCGAGCGTGCACGGCTTCTTTCCGGCGACTGGGAAGTGCGCGAGGAAGGGCTGATTAAACCGTCGTGGCTGCGTCGGTTCGATCTTTCCGAGAATGGCCAGCAGCTGTTGCTCTATCGTAAGAACGACTTGTTTCTCACGGAAGTGAACCTGGCCGATTGCGTTCGCGTAGCGACCATCGATCCGGCGGGAACGAGCCGCGACAAAGCGAAGCAGCGCACCAGCGGCATGCCTAGCTACAGCGTGATTCAAGTGTGGGATTTGTTCTATCGCCCCTGGGCTGGCATGGCCCTGCGATCTTGCTGGCGCGAGCAAGTCGGCTTCGAGCAGCTTTGCCAGGCCATCGCTGATACGCATCAACAGTGGAAACCATCGGGCATGTGGATCGAAAACGAAAAGCTCGGTCAGGCCACTGTCGACGTGCTGGGCGGGAAACTGCCGCTAAGCACCATCGCAACCGGCGGCCAAGACAAAGTGACCCGATCGGTGAAGTTGATCCATATGCTGGACCATGGCCGCGTCTTTCTGCCGACGGTCAACAACGACTGGCTCGACACGCTGGAAAACGAATGGCTCGCATGGACCGGGCACCCCAGCGAACCGGCCGACCAAATCGACCCCGCCGCCTACGCCGCCCAGTTGTTCTCGCGGCACGATTACGGGGAAGAGCAGGGGATCATGGGATTCTTCGAACTGTAA